DNA from Metabacillus flavus:
AATCTGTTTAACGAGCCGTTTAACCCGGTTTCTCGTCACGGCATTTCCTATTTTTTTGCTAACGGATAATCCCAGTCTGAACTCTTTTTCTTCTTCTCTATGAAGCGTATAGATCACAAATTGCCGATTCGCAATGGATTTGCCTTTTCTGAATACCTGCTGGAAGTCTTCGTTTTTCTTAATCCGATTCTTTTTTTTCATGCTGACTCCACTCCGCTTTTATTGCTCTCTAACCTGATGATTATTTTCTTCTCCCTAAAGGGTTGCCCATTTATCGGGCGTTTAAAAACGATTTTAATGAAAAAAAAACCACTGACGTTTTCAGTGGCTTATGCGGATAATACTTTTCTTCCTTTACGACGGCGAGCAGCTAGAACTTTACGTCCATTT
Protein-coding regions in this window:
- the rnpA gene encoding ribonuclease P protein component; this encodes MKKKNRIKKNEDFQQVFRKGKSIANRQFVIYTLHREEEKEFRLGLSVSKKIGNAVTRNRVKRLVKQIFLEEKDFLSTGKDYIVIARKPAAELNYEEVRNSLFHLFKKARLLAKKKNGEK